DNA sequence from the Manihot esculenta cultivar AM560-2 chromosome 11, M.esculenta_v8, whole genome shotgun sequence genome:
ATGAAGAAACTATTGTATTTATAATGAatgagtaatttatttttttgttaatttttaataataaaaaattcaaaatttaattttcaaaagtaattttaaaataaattaaaattataaatgatttttttttttgtttacaaAATAAATGGTCTCAAATGATGCCAATGTTTTGTAGCATTTTCTATGGTAAATCATAAACCTTTGTTCAAACAAGTATCGAGTCTGTGCTGATCTGACCGAGGCCCAGGACCAGGCCCAGGCCCAGGCCCATCCAATAGTTTTGACTTTTGAACCCCTGACCCAATAACTTGGAGCTCTAAATCATCAATAAGCCCACTATAGATTATTTCAATTTAGCTtctaacatttatatttatctatttttcaatcgacaattaaataaatttcaatattttaatttttattaaaattattaaaataatattttataatttaattaatattttaaaaagtagaAAAGGTAGTTTAATTGATAGTTTTTATctaaatataatatcataattttaatttttacatgaTAATTTTGGTGCACATGATTTTGAAAAATGGaaattttattatgataataaataaatttcatgaATTTATATGTTGTTTATTGTTTTTTTGTTTAAGCAGATTTGATTAGTTAAAAAATGATTTTGGTATGAGAATAAATAGATAAACTTTCCTTTATTTAGTTTCTATTTGTTTGcgcaaaataatttatatttaaaaatatattttatgaaaaaaattttataaaactattttttaataaaataatttatcttttattattaattaatttttatataaaagtctaaataataatattaaaatatagaaaataactttattttttaaaaaaataattttttcttttgaaaaaatattttttaatgaaaaattatttttttaaatgtcttaatttttcttttaatttaaaaaatattttaagtaaatcaaatctttttatgttaatattttcTCATTAACATTCCCTTTTTTGCCTTTTCTAACAAAGGAATAAAGAAAGATTGAGAATCACTTATTCCTTATTTCTATATAATTGACTttgcattaattttttttactgacATCcacaatttttcaaatttagacTCAATTTATTtgacgaaaaatatttttaaaaaacagatttttcatattttttaacatttcgaatattcaaaaaatttaatttataaaaaatatttttttgattaaaagaaaattattaagtaagtcatattaaagaaaatgatttatttttctaataaaaaaattattttccacatttttatatctttattaaaatatttaattataaatttattaataaattttacaattacttataaataaatctttatatattatcacaatctttatatttttttttataaatatagttATCTTCACATAGGTTAAGAAAATATATGTAATATAGTTGAAGCATCTGTTTTACATTATCTTTCCTACTTATATTGCACtattgttttaaaataatttattttattaaaatgattttaattaattaaaatttttagatattttaaatattaaaaatttaaaaaaatatatatttttttaaaaaaataaacgagTTCAAAAGTAAACCCATTCCCTGTTCAAAAGATAGAAGATTTTCTCTCTCTGAAAAatcagagagaaagagagacaaGTTATAACTTGCTTCACGTTTAGCGCTGCTTAGTGCTTAGTCGGCTGTGATGATCCTTGAAGATTTAGGATTCAGCTTGCGTTCACGAGAATTATTAAGGTTGGTTTGGATCCAAAAAGCTTGCCTATCGATTTTGTCTTTTCTTGCCAATTGAGTAGAAAATGGATTAGGGAGCAGACATTTTCATTAATTTCAAAGATAGGCTCACTCAGATTTTCAAACAAGACAAATCCGATTAATTATTGCAAATTTTCTCAGAATtttgtttaatatatatttttattattttacttttcaTGCTACTAATCGAGTGTagtcatatatataaaaaatattttctactaATTTTATGttgggtttgattttttttttagtcaatttacatttaaaattaattatttatttaattaaaatatttataaatgacCGATGaataattgatatatttaataataattaatttatgaatatatttattatttaaaaataataaataaaatttataatgaaattttaaaattaaataaaaataatatgataacTTATTTGATCAAATCAGTCAATTTTCACcgataagataaaaaaaaaatggtcgTTGCACTAAACACCAAAGTCCAAACGCCAAAACTTGAATGGGCGAGCATGTTGAACTGTAGTTGCGGCTGCTTTATTCGTGTTGGGTCCCACATATCATATGGGAGCACACACGATCTTAACGGTAGATTTTGCATACAGCGTTCCTGGACAATCTCCTGCAGCCCTCTAGTGCCCGAACTTACCACGCTGGACTTTTGCGATACAACCACTGGTTTTCCTGCACATCGATCATGCGCTGCGTCTGCACCTCCGTCCAATTCGGGCatgtgaattattttattttttaattcatatatatttttaagttattttattttattaattaatttttttaatatttagacaTTACTGTATTTTATAGATACGTTAAAGGGATCACGTTGTCACGTTTGCTCTGGtttggaaatttttttttcaaattttgatatttttttaaaaaagtttttaaCTAAATAACCAAAAGCTCAAAAAACATAGTGATGATTGAAAAAACATTTTCTCAGTTtctgatttttaaaatattttaaaaaatattttttctttgaaaaataaattatgtttatatttttataattttattaatatccctatatataaatttattaatatattttattttttggataaaattaaattattttttaaaaaatatttttaaatataagttatttttaaaaataaataaagaaaaaattgtaaagtttatgatttaattgataataaaattaatataggatataaatttttaaaacttgaaaagtataatttttttgtgaTTAGTTCtttgttttatatttataaatccaattcattttataaaaaatgatcACAAATGACTTcgtgtaaaattatttataattttgactttttttaattttatatatttcataaaaatattttttaaaaaatattatctagctaagaaaatatttttttatttttatgtttgagcactaaaaaaattgattaataaaaaatatttttttgattaaataaaaaataaagtcatTTTAAAGACAATACTTTTTtcctttaaatgatttttttattttaaaattttattaatatattttaattttttaaattaaaattaaataataaaaataaataggcTCATTTTTTCCCTATCTTATTAATACTTTCCTATCTTATTAATACTTTTATACATAAATTGTTtgtacattttaattttttaaattaaaaataaaaaaatcttatttattttcaaaaaataatttgtacttataaaattttcaatgaaattttttttaatattttttaataaaataatttattttctattatttaattttaattttaaaaaataaattatattaataaatttatatataaccttattaataagatttttaaggTGTAGAAAACTTTTGAAAAGAGAAAGTTATAAAGAGaaagtctttttttttaatattattttttattattaaaaaatatttttattatttaattttttgaatattttaaatataaaaatataaaaaaaatattttatgtgaaataaatagatgtatataaaaattttaaattaaaaataattaagttttCTCATTTTAAACAatagaatttattaaaaaaattaattgaatttttacaaaaaaattttatttcaaattaaagaaaatattaattgatTGTAAGcttaatcaaatttaataatatttgataAATAATGTATCACTACTAAAATCCGCattgttattaatattatgGTGGAGTATATATTTATTCTAATTGAAATTAatccattaaatatttaaattaaaattataacttattgaatatttaaaattataaaaataataatatttaaatataaattactgatatgataatattttattgaagataaacaaaaattaataatatatattattaattatattataattttattgattttactctaaatttttataaattaataaaattatacaacaatacttttattattttataaaaattcaaatctaatatataaaatttcaaaaaaaaataaatataattatttttaaattttttaataaattattaataatatgattaatttatatttaattattgtaattttaaatttaattattcaataaattataattataatttatatatttaataagtgAATTAATAAACTGTtgttgaataaaattttattttaagtcgCTGATATATGATTAGAGTAATATAATTTGACACGTCACCTTTTTCAAAATCTTGcgaatgaaaatttttatattgctaaattttattagaaaaacattacgaaaaattaaaatcttcatTGACCAGGGAGCCCGAGACGACAAACATGGCTGGTCGTTGAGAGGAAAAACGATCACAAACCATGCCGTTTATGTGTCGGCTGGGCTCCTAGGAGAGCCGAGCCGATGAGAGTTAAGACACAAGTCATCCTGAGAGAGGAGGAAGTGACAGGTTAAGGTGCTCTTACCACCCAATCCGTGCACATGTGGCATGTGCATCTACCACGCTGATTGGCTTGACTGGTAAATTATCAGATCGGACGTCTCAAACAGTCCCCAGAGGGTCCACATGGACGGTCCGATCAATTGAAGGTGTGAAAAAGTGAAGCCGTTTCATATTTAGTTCTTTgacttttgctttcaatatGTTTCTGCCTatcagattttttttaatttaaaaaagtaactttctataatttttatttttttaattattttttatttttttaaattataataatatataaattaactgttatgatttattcaatttatttaattttttaatgataatttaaaagtatttttaaattaaaaaaataaaatttaatatttttaatcctTGTTAAAGGATTTTGagataaatttaactttttactacagaaaaataataaagtgaAGAGTAACTAGACATTTAAAGATACATGTAAAATAAGCATAAAAAGAGAGAGTGGTTATATCCTaggattttaaaatttgagGCTGTGTTGGGTAGGGTGTGTATTGTCTGATATTGCTTAGCTGTGATGAGAATAAAAACTTGCAATTTGCAAAAAGcttaataaatataaagaaaattgaAAGATATTTGGATCAGCAGAAATCTGTTGCCTTACATTTCAAGTTGCTTTACATTATTAAGGTAGGAATGAGGACTCTTTTTTTCTTAATGCCTATTCCATACGCCATTTAGTTCCTCCTTTCTGTCtttttctataataaaaattggcaaaaattactatttagtttatataatatataaatttattagttaatttattaatttaaaaaatatttttaaaatttaattaaaaaaaataattaatttatatttttataaaattaggagataattaatgattttattaataacacttAATACGTAAAGTTAACGAATGATTAATTTATATCGATACGTAAAGTTAACTTTTGAAATGAGTTAAATCTAActcaaatttaatatgatatcaTAGCCTTAATTTCTATCGATCTCCTATCGATATATCAGGTTATAATGTAGTTCTTGATGCGAGAGAATGTATTAAATTTTACATTGGTTTGAATAGTGGTAATATCAAATCAGTGATAATATATATCTTGTAAAGATTTTAGGCTTTTTGATTGAGTTAGATATGATATAATTTAACAATTTTTATCATAATCATTAATTTAATAAGGAAGagtaaaattttaatgtaaaatgAATTTCAAAATGAAGTTTAAAAGTAGTTGACCATAAAAATAAGATTTGagcaattaaaaaatataaataagagaaaaattacAACAATATAGCgcaaattcaaaaaaattagataaaattttgaatatataatcaattatgttaaaatttaaatatctaaattgaAATGTTAGCTTAGGTTATTGAATTAAAATGAGGTATTCATCAATCATCTCCTCCTTTAAAAACTCACATTCTAATCCAGAATTTTGAGTTGATTACAaaagttttaggggatttttacAAGAAACTCTCCGTAGTGAGTTGTCCATAAAAAAAAcaagttataaattttaatcatccatatacttttttattaaaattaatttatttttattataaatcaattaatttaaaattttctatttatttagaaatttttaataaattatataagaaTTCTCCTGAAATAAAATAGTTTTCCACATTGTTAATTATAGAAAGATGAAGTATAGGAGGGATGGTTTAGTCACGTTCATGGAAAGTGTAGCAATTTGGTGGAGAATGGACACAACGTGAAAAAACAGAATAAAAAAGGAAGAGAATAATTACAAGCTATGGTGCAATGATGAATCATTCCCTTATTTTACTCACAACTACGTAATGTTTAGTTGTCATGATTCTTCCTtttcatatattaataatataattttcattattaattaaatgatttcTAAAATCTATAATTCAACTAAAATGACTcccatataattaaaataataaaaaaataaaatttaatatctacaaattcaatttaacaaaaaaaattaaatttattttggtaAATTTATACACACAGATTTGTTTtggtaaatatattttatgaagtattttttttttttataaaaatagagaTTTGTgtttagtaaaaatatttatgaagtaATATTTTATTGGTTGACTGGGTCCCACACGCAAAATAAGCGGTGTGTTGCAACCAATCATGTGCTTATGCATGGCTGTGACTATGATTTCCTCCCCCCCTCGCCAACCTTCGTTCCGTGTGATTATGAAGACTGGACCTTTGGTCTACCCTTTCTAAAATTCCAACAACACACGCGTCGACCCTTTCTAAAATTCCAACAACACACGCGCCGATTCACttataaaattgattaaaattaatttaatttattttaaaaaataaaaattaaattaaatcaaaattacgCGACGACAATAACACACTCGTACTACTGGATAAAACACCGGCGTTAGTTTAACCGACTAAACGAACCCTGACAATGTCCTGTCTCCGGCGCGGCGCGCCTCGCCGTTCCAGCCAAGCTGCTCCGTGAAAATTAAATCCGTCCAGCCATTCAACCCAAACCCGAGAGTTAGCTCCTAAACCCAACCACGGTTAAGCTCACTCCAGTCTAGCCACGCCACAAAACTCTCTCTCCTTCCTATTCTCTTtcgtttctctctctctctctctctctctctctcaaacttTCTCTGTCTAAAAAGTCTTGTGGAGACTGGAGACGACCACGGCCATTGCTGGCCTGCTGAGTGCTAACGTTCTCCAAATTTAGCTAAAGAAAGAGACCGTAGGGTTTCCTACACTGGTCGATACGGTTGCGTACAGTGAGGGAGAGAGGGAGATCTGGTTTCGTTTCGGCGGAATGGAGGAAGAGAAAGGGGCAGTAGTTCAGAGTTTGATTGATACGGTGAATGAGATTGCTTCGATCTCTGATTATAGAGTTACGGTGAAGAAGCAGTATTGCAATTTAGCGAGAAGATTGAAGCTTTTGACGCCAATGTTCGAGGAGATTAGAGAAAGCAAGGAGCCGATTCCTGAAGAGACTGCGAAAGCTTTAGTTTTGTTAAAACAGGCTCTGGATTCAGCAAAGGAGTTGCTCAAATTTGGCAGCGAAGGCAGTAAGATTTACCtggtgtgtttttttttttttgtgattttatTAAACACTTTTGGTTTTTTTATGTTTGGATTTGGATCTGTTTGGTTGCTTCTGAGCTAGAGGAAAGTGGTGGCGACTACACAATTTTCTGGCAATAACATTTAATTGAAGATTTGAGTATTTTAATTTGTGTATTTgtggttttctttcttttgtattTTTGGATAAGTTAGAGTAAATTCGATTTGGTGATAGAAGCTAAAAGAAAATGACAAAAACTGAAGATTTCAGTTCTTACGACTGCATTTTTCTTCATGACCAAGATGCGGTAGAGCTTGCAATTCGCCTTCCAAGTTAGAAGCTGATCTGGTTCTCATTTCggcttttatttctctttttctttttgtgacaaATTTGAATCATCTGCAGCAACAATTTTGCTATGCAGATTTTCAACCTCCCTGCCCACCAATGTCTTTAGCTTCTCCAATCACTTACGTGCCTTAAtcgatatattttatttgatagaCAAATGGAACAATATATAGATAGAATGTTTGTGTTTTTTGGGTTTTATTAGTATCCCTTTCGTGTGTGGATCTTTGAATAGATTCGTCCCTTAACACGTCTTGGTTAgtgtttctttttttctccATTAGTGTTTCCTATCTTGATTTCATCGATGATTGTTATCTGGGTATTACAGTATGGCATTTTCTCTTCTTGTGTTCTATACAATTGCGTCTGTGCTTCTGTTGCTTTACGTATGGCATGATAGACACTAGCttttatcataaatattattGGGAGATTGCAAGAATATGACTTGATGCAGGGCCTATGGTCCAGATTGCATTTTTGGTAATCCTGTGACAAGCCTAAAGATCAAATCAAACTTAATGTTTGGGATGAAGGTACGCTCATGACTTGTGATTGATATGAACCTTGGTGATTGGTGAGCTGACTACTGCTTTAGGGACCAGGCCTTTAATGAGGGAAAGGATAAATATATCATGGAAGTAGGGGGAAGGGATTTTTCTTGGTTCAGATTTCAGACTTTAGACCTTTTACCTCCCTCCTCCGCTTCCCAcgctctctctttctctctcataTGCCTTTTTTTACTGACAGTATTACTAGGGCCTGCAAGTGTTCTAAGAGTTCTGAAAAAAGTAAATGTTTTGTAGGATGTAATTGAATGTAATGGAAATGGAGCACAACCAAACAAAAGTTTAATAAAACAATGATTGAATATTCATTTCGTTACAATACATTTCTATTACATTATGCCAAACATGTACTAAGTGGTTTAGGATGGCATTTGGTTTGGCATTTCCATTCTCACTATGAACAAGTAGAAGAGGAATTACTGTCAGCAAAAGCTTGTTCCAAGATTTTTTAACAGATATGTTTACACCATACCTGGTTTTTAGCTTCAGATATGTGATTTTTTGTGAAAAGTGCACATGCATCAACATAAAAGTGTCCACTTTCCGTAATAAGATATTTTGGCATCATTGTTTGTTTCTTCATTGGAAATTCTGCactatttttcttttcctgGTTTTGAAGTTATGTAGAACcttaatttgttagtttggaaaAATGTACTCCTTGCTTCTTGCAGCAattaagtatttaaaaattactaattaattgatATCATGGTCTTTCAGGAAGCCTTTTGTTTTATATTTGACTTTAGAATTTTCATTCTGCTTGCAGGTCTTGGAGAGGGAACAAATTATGAAAAAGTATCACGATGTGACAACTCAACTGGAACAAGCTCTAAGTGGAATTTCCTATGAAAACCTTGATATATCAGATGAAGTTAAGGAACAGGTAGAAGATGAATGAACAATTCCATTTGTTGTTTGTGGAGATGAAATAAGAACCTAACAAGCCATCATTCGACCTCATTTTAATCTATTTGCAGCTCAGGATGCAACGATGATCACTGgggcatcatgattatgtataataTCTCCAATATGAGCTTGATTAGGCGCCAGGggctttcttttatatatatatatatattttaataatgcaATGATAATCCAATAAAAAAAACTAGGACTTGAGGTATTGCAAACTAGATTTATTCTCGTTTTAGTGTGTCCTTCAACAGttcttcaaaataataatagccCATAGAGCTTCTCTTTCTATTCCTTCAATATACGTAATTGATTTTACTCATGTTTTTTCTCAGGTTGAGCTTGTCCATGCTCAGTTCAGGAGAGCGAAAGGAAGGGTTGATCCTCCCGATGTGGAGCTGTATGAAGATCTATTATCCCTTTATAACAAGAGCAAAGATGCAGCAATAGATCCAGCTGTCCTAAGAAGATCATCTGAGAAGTTACAATTGAAGGGGATAGCTGACCTTACACAAGAGTCAATAGCCTTGCATGAAATGGTTGCTGCCACTGGCGGTGATCCTGAGGAAAACATTGAAAAAATGTCGATGCTATTGAAGAAAATTAAGGATTTTGTACAAACAGAAAACCCCAACATGGACACTCCTGCAAGTGAAAGGAGCCATCCTCCAAATGGCAGTGGACAAGCTTCCGCCAATGGGAATCACAAGGCCCCAGTTATACCAGATGACTTCCGCTGTCCAATATCCCTGGAATTGATGAAAGATCCTGTTATTGTTTCAACAGGCCAGGTATATGCATGCTGGATTTCCTCTCTTATATAGCAAGACAACAATTTGGATGGTTAGAAACTTCTGATGGATTGACTTTGAATTTGATTAGCATCTTGCTACAACTTTTACCTACAGATATATGTTCTGTCTTAAGCACAGATTTGGGACTTAATATGTGTTTCTTCTTGtctattttcttttgtttttgttgtagACCTACGAGCGTGCCTGCATTGAGAAGTGGCTGGAAGCAGGACATACCACATGTCCAAAGACTCAACAGGCCCTCAATGGTACTGCTCTCACACCCAACTTTGTACTGCGCAGCCTCATAGCCCAGTGGTGTGAAGCAAATGGGATTGAACCACCAAAACGACCCAGCAGTTCACGATGTAACAAAACCTCATCGGCCTACTCACCTGCTGAGCGTACAAAGATTGAAATTCTCCTTCACAAACTCACTTCTGGTAGCCCTGAAGACCAGCGTTCTGCTGCAGGTGAGATCCGCCTTCTTGCCAAGCGGAATGCAGATAATCGTGTGGCAATTGCTGAAGCTGGTGCAATCCCTCTCCTTGTGGGCCTTCTCTCAACACCCGATTCTCGAATCCAAGAACATGCTGTTACTGCCCTTCTCAACCTTTCTATATGTGAAGATAACAAAGGAAGCATCATATCAGCTGGGGCAGTTCCTGGTATTGTACATGTGCTCAAGAAGGGCAGCATGGAAGCTCGGGAAAATGCTGCAGCCACCCTTTTCAGTCTTTCGGTTGTGGATGAAAATAAAGTTACAATAGGTTCTTCAGGAGCTATCCCTCCACTTGTGACACTTCTAAGTGAGGGTACACAAAGGGGGAAAAAAGATGCTGCAACAGCACTTTTCAACTTGTGCATCTATCAGGGGAACAAGGGAAAGGCAGTGAGGGCTGGAGTTGTGCCCACACTAATGCGTCTGCTGACAGAACCTGGAGGTGGAATGGTGGATGAAGCACTTGCTATTTTAGCTATACTAGCTAGCCACCCTGAAGGGAAGGCAGCCATTGGATCTGCAGAGGCAGTGTCAGTTTTGGTGGAAGTTATTGGGAACGGATCCCCAAGGAACAGGGAGAACGCAGCTGCGGTTTTGGTGCACCTTTGTGCCGGCGACCAGAAATATTTGGCAGAAGCGCAAGAGCTTGGAGTAATGGGGCCTCTAGTAGATTTGGCCCAAAATGGAACAGACCGGGGAAAGAGGAAGGCGCAACAGTTGATTGAGCGAATGAGCAGGTTTGTTGGGCAGCAAAAGCAGGCTCAGGCACAAACTGAAACTCAATCTCAGGTTCAGACTCAGCAGCCCCAGCCATCCTCCATATCAAATCCTGCTGATAAATGACATTTTTAGTTCATCATTTTCACAATTgagttcttctttttcctttgttATTCTGTTTCGTTTCATCAAACTTGGAGATGCGGCCTTGATTTGGAAGGGGAGGTGGAAGATCACCAGTCCAGTTTGTAAGTTATTGATTTGTTTATGTTGGACGAGAAGTACATTTTAAAAGAGAGTATCCATCATCCATCAAAGGGGAAGCAAAAGAGAAATACTCAGCTGTGACGCGTCTGACATGTGAACCATTGTGGTATGTAATCATCCTCAGTTTTTATTGAAGAGATGTGTCCTACTCCTGTGTATTCAATATCAAACCATGTAAGATACTACTACTGATCAATGATGGAATTGGAGAAATCAGATGAATATCAAACCATCTGTTTTTTCTCTGAATTGTTTAAAGTCTATTATTAGTATCTgatttaaaatatgtttttagtgtattattataaaatatttataaatataattttatatcttttaatgttataaaagaaatataagtcacatttttaaattatatatgaaatttatCATGCTTgtaaaaatttcagaaattaacAAATACAAAAAGCATTGAAATTGATTTTGTTTAAAATCAAGTGATGATGAAAATGAAAATCTGTAAAAGTTGAgtgattaattttctttttcatttatatatata
Encoded proteins:
- the LOC110626168 gene encoding U-box domain-containing protein 13, which translates into the protein MEEEKGAVVQSLIDTVNEIASISDYRVTVKKQYCNLARRLKLLTPMFEEIRESKEPIPEETAKALVLLKQALDSAKELLKFGSEGSKIYLVLEREQIMKKYHDVTTQLEQALSGISYENLDISDEVKEQVELVHAQFRRAKGRVDPPDVELYEDLLSLYNKSKDAAIDPAVLRRSSEKLQLKGIADLTQESIALHEMVAATGGDPEENIEKMSMLLKKIKDFVQTENPNMDTPASERSHPPNGSGQASANGNHKAPVIPDDFRCPISLELMKDPVIVSTGQTYERACIEKWLEAGHTTCPKTQQALNGTALTPNFVLRSLIAQWCEANGIEPPKRPSSSRCNKTSSAYSPAERTKIEILLHKLTSGSPEDQRSAAGEIRLLAKRNADNRVAIAEAGAIPLLVGLLSTPDSRIQEHAVTALLNLSICEDNKGSIISAGAVPGIVHVLKKGSMEARENAAATLFSLSVVDENKVTIGSSGAIPPLVTLLSEGTQRGKKDAATALFNLCIYQGNKGKAVRAGVVPTLMRLLTEPGGGMVDEALAILAILASHPEGKAAIGSAEAVSVLVEVIGNGSPRNRENAAAVLVHLCAGDQKYLAEAQELGVMGPLVDLAQNGTDRGKRKAQQLIERMSRFVGQQKQAQAQTETQSQVQTQQPQPSSISNPADK